Proteins encoded together in one Gemmatimonadota bacterium DH-78 window:
- a CDS encoding FliI/YscN family ATPase produces the protein MIDFAPALERMSEVPRLGHHGRITRVVGLVMEATGIDVPLGSICRVRPLTGDGEVLAEAVGFHASGVLLMPFGELEGIHPGSSVEAIGRSPYIEVGQGLLGRVLNAMGDPIDGLGPLRRDTRVPLAGVPINPLVRETIEEALVTGVRSIDGPLTLGHGQRVGIFAGSGVGKSSLLGSIARGSSADVNVIALLGERGREVRDFLHHSLGEEGLSRSVVVAATGDEAALLRARGALVATAIAEHFRSRGLHVLLMVDSVTRVAMAWREIGLAVGEPPTTKGYPPSVFANLPRLLERAGNDDNGSITGIYTVLVEGDDFNDPIADAARSILDGHVVLSRRLATSGHFPAVDVNESVSRLRDRVISDEHRKTVNAIQNLLAVYREKEDLIAVGAYQAGSDPEVDQAIATRAEIIRFLRQDTEEISSQAETEAWLNRLSNLVRPAEARA, from the coding sequence ATGATCGATTTCGCCCCCGCTCTCGAGCGCATGTCCGAGGTGCCCCGACTCGGGCACCACGGGCGGATCACCCGGGTGGTCGGCCTCGTGATGGAGGCCACCGGCATCGACGTCCCGCTCGGCTCCATCTGCCGCGTGCGCCCGCTCACCGGCGACGGTGAGGTGCTCGCCGAGGCCGTGGGCTTCCACGCCAGCGGTGTGCTGCTCATGCCGTTCGGTGAACTGGAGGGCATTCACCCGGGCAGTTCGGTGGAGGCGATCGGTCGGTCGCCCTACATCGAGGTGGGGCAGGGACTGCTCGGCCGCGTGCTCAACGCGATGGGCGACCCCATCGATGGGCTCGGCCCGCTCCGGCGCGACACGCGTGTGCCGCTGGCCGGCGTACCGATCAACCCGCTCGTGCGAGAGACGATCGAGGAGGCGCTGGTGACCGGCGTACGCTCGATCGACGGCCCCCTCACCCTGGGGCACGGTCAGCGGGTGGGGATCTTCGCGGGCTCCGGCGTGGGCAAGAGTTCGCTCCTGGGCAGCATCGCCCGCGGGAGCTCGGCCGACGTGAACGTGATCGCCCTGCTCGGTGAGCGAGGTCGCGAGGTGCGCGACTTCCTGCATCACTCGCTCGGTGAAGAGGGGTTGAGCCGCTCCGTGGTGGTGGCCGCCACCGGCGACGAGGCCGCTCTCCTCCGCGCGCGCGGTGCCCTCGTGGCCACCGCGATCGCCGAGCACTTCCGTTCGAGGGGTCTGCACGTGCTGCTGATGGTGGACTCCGTGACGCGGGTGGCGATGGCCTGGCGCGAGATCGGTCTCGCGGTCGGTGAGCCGCCGACGACGAAGGGATACCCGCCCTCGGTGTTCGCCAATCTGCCCCGCCTGCTCGAGCGGGCCGGCAACGACGACAACGGCTCCATCACCGGCATCTACACGGTGCTGGTGGAGGGCGACGACTTCAACGACCCCATCGCCGACGCGGCCCGTTCGATTCTCGACGGCCACGTGGTGCTGAGCCGACGGCTCGCCACCAGCGGTCACTTCCCGGCGGTGGATGTGAACGAGAGCGTGTCGCGTCTCCGCGACCGCGTGATCTCCGACGAGCACCGCAAGACGGTGAACGCGATCCAGAACCTTCTGGCCGTCTACCGCGAGAAGGAGGACCTCATCGCCGTGGGCGCCTACCAGGCCGGTTCCGACCCCGAGGTCGACCAGGCGATCGCGACCCGCGCCGAGATCATCCGCTTCCTGCGCCAGGACACCGAAGAGATCTCGAGCCAGGCGGAGACGGAAGCCTGGCTGAACCGACTGTCCAACCTCGTCCGGCCCGCGGAGGCCCGAGCATGA
- a CDS encoding flagellar FliJ family protein produces MTDKNDGARLDKVLEVRRWKEQSEIQALVDAQEAVTEAEETLARLRAEWSTLRRGMNEASAAVVGQLQALTLMMEQLERGIELADRARNAAAHRVSRQTDSYLEAHAERRAVEKARDRRETRAQLARKEREQKRDDEIAMERYWRGDGTMNSGDRG; encoded by the coding sequence ATGACCGACAAGAACGACGGCGCGCGCCTCGACAAGGTGCTGGAGGTGCGGCGCTGGAAGGAGCAGTCCGAGATCCAGGCGCTGGTTGACGCACAGGAGGCGGTGACCGAGGCCGAGGAGACCCTCGCGAGGCTGCGGGCGGAGTGGAGCACGCTGCGCCGCGGCATGAACGAGGCGAGCGCGGCGGTGGTGGGCCAGCTGCAGGCGCTCACCCTGATGATGGAGCAGCTCGAGCGCGGGATCGAACTCGCGGATCGGGCCCGGAACGCGGCCGCTCACCGGGTGAGCCGCCAGACCGACTCCTACCTCGAGGCGCACGCCGAGCGACGCGCCGTGGAGAAGGCCCGCGACCGCCGTGAGACGCGGGCGCAGCTGGCCAGGAAGGAGCGGGAGCAGAAGCGGGACGACGAGATCGCCATGGAGCGCTACTGGCGCGGCGACGGCACCATGAACTCCGGAGATCGTGGATGA
- a CDS encoding flagellar hook protein FlgE, with amino-acid sequence MMRSLFSGVSGLRNHQVRMDVIGNNIANVNTVGFKAGRVTFEEAFAQTVRGPGTGNAGIGGTNPMQVGLGMNIGTIDMLFGQGNLENTGRVTDLAVQGDSFFVVSDGEQNFYTRAGNFNLDSQGRLVAGNGYVVQGRQANAGELTDTVGDIVLPFGQRASAQATETMDMTGNLDAAAEDGDVRETTMTVFDEQGGQHEVTVTFTKNGANTWDFAITATGGTVNGGDTGTLTFNDDGTLIGPESIDFDFTPDGFAGNQVVTIDFGTADTIDGLSQFSSASTAVLSEQDGYTMGDLQQISVDQFGIISGSFTNGTTLVLGQVALADFNNPSGLFRAGDNMYTPSNNSGSAVINYAGEGSQSVITSGALEMSNVDLAQEFTNMITAQRGFQSNARVITTSDEMLQELVSLKR; translated from the coding sequence ATGATGCGATCGCTTTTCTCCGGCGTGTCCGGACTGCGCAACCATCAGGTCCGGATGGACGTGATCGGTAACAACATCGCCAACGTGAACACCGTCGGTTTCAAGGCCGGGCGGGTCACCTTCGAAGAGGCCTTCGCCCAGACGGTGCGCGGGCCCGGAACGGGCAACGCCGGCATCGGCGGCACGAACCCGATGCAGGTCGGCCTGGGCATGAACATCGGCACGATCGACATGCTGTTCGGCCAGGGAAACCTGGAGAACACGGGTCGCGTGACCGATCTCGCGGTGCAGGGGGACTCCTTCTTCGTCGTCAGTGACGGAGAGCAGAACTTCTACACCCGCGCCGGCAACTTCAATCTGGATTCGCAGGGGCGCCTCGTGGCCGGGAACGGCTACGTCGTGCAGGGCCGCCAGGCCAACGCCGGTGAGCTCACCGACACGGTGGGCGACATCGTGCTGCCCTTCGGACAGCGGGCGTCGGCGCAGGCCACCGAGACCATGGACATGACCGGAAACCTCGACGCGGCGGCCGAGGACGGCGACGTGCGCGAGACCACGATGACCGTGTTCGACGAGCAGGGTGGTCAGCACGAGGTGACGGTCACCTTCACGAAGAACGGGGCCAACACCTGGGACTTCGCCATCACCGCCACCGGCGGCACGGTGAACGGGGGCGACACCGGCACCCTCACCTTCAACGACGACGGCACGCTGATCGGGCCCGAGAGCATCGACTTCGACTTCACCCCCGACGGCTTCGCCGGCAACCAGGTCGTGACCATCGACTTCGGTACCGCCGACACCATCGACGGACTGTCGCAGTTCTCGTCGGCCTCGACCGCGGTGCTGAGCGAGCAGGACGGCTACACCATGGGCGACCTGCAGCAGATCTCGGTCGACCAGTTCGGCATCATCTCCGGATCGTTCACCAACGGCACCACGCTGGTACTCGGTCAGGTGGCGCTCGCCGACTTCAACAACCCGAGCGGCCTCTTCCGGGCCGGCGACAACATGTACACGCCCTCGAACAACTCCGGTTCGGCGGTGATCAACTACGCCGGCGAGGGGAGCCAGTCGGTGATCACCTCGGGCGCGCTCGAGATGTCGAACGTCGACCTCGCCCAGGAGTTCACGAACATGATCACGGCGCAGCGCGGCTTCCAGTCGAATGCGCGGGTGATCACCACCAGCGACGAGATGCTCCAGGAGCTGGTGAGTCTCAAGCGCTGA
- a CDS encoding flagellar biosynthetic protein FliQ, with protein sequence MTYQTVVDLAQHTLMMALLLSAPLLVSALVVGLAVSVVQTVTQVQEQTVAFVVKLLAVGIVFFVLLPWTLQTSVGFSTEIVRAIPAMVR encoded by the coding sequence ATGACCTACCAGACCGTCGTGGATCTCGCGCAGCACACGCTGATGATGGCGCTGCTGCTCTCCGCCCCGCTCCTCGTGTCGGCCCTCGTGGTCGGCCTCGCGGTGAGCGTGGTGCAGACGGTCACGCAGGTGCAGGAGCAGACGGTGGCCTTCGTCGTGAAGCTGCTCGCCGTCGGCATCGTCTTCTTCGTGCTGCTGCCCTGGACCCTGCAGACCTCCGTCGGTTTCTCGACCGAGATCGTGCGGGCCATTCCGGCGATGGTGCGATGA
- a CDS encoding flagellar hook capping FlgD N-terminal domain-containing protein — protein sequence MINAINPLQAAGIGSEPSLLGSGENMGKEEFLQLLVAQLRHQDPLNPMEAQEFASQLAEFSGLEQQIKTNELLEAQVGVQANLVEGLQTSAAVSTIGHTVLAVGDTIDAVGDGTDILTLDLAGDAEVTIRLEDADGNVVHTIDAGELTAGRQQIALDAVAEGTYTVSVEATGEEGSVAATTYTSGRVEGVRWGPTGLVFVINGREVPFSSILEITN from the coding sequence ATGATCAACGCGATCAACCCGCTCCAGGCCGCGGGGATCGGCAGTGAGCCCAGCCTCCTCGGATCCGGGGAGAACATGGGCAAGGAGGAGTTCCTGCAGCTCCTCGTGGCCCAGCTGCGCCATCAGGACCCGCTCAACCCGATGGAGGCGCAGGAGTTCGCCTCGCAGCTCGCCGAGTTTTCGGGGCTGGAGCAGCAGATCAAGACCAACGAGCTGCTCGAGGCGCAGGTCGGGGTCCAGGCCAATCTGGTCGAGGGACTCCAGACGAGCGCTGCGGTCTCCACGATCGGCCACACCGTGCTCGCCGTGGGCGACACCATCGATGCGGTGGGTGACGGCACCGACATCCTGACGCTGGATCTCGCCGGGGACGCCGAAGTCACCATTCGGCTCGAAGACGCCGACGGCAACGTCGTGCACACGATCGACGCCGGGGAGTTGACGGCGGGACGACAGCAGATCGCGCTCGACGCGGTCGCGGAGGGGACCTACACGGTCTCGGTCGAGGCCACGGGAGAGGAGGGCTCCGTGGCGGCGACCACCTACACCTCGGGACGTGTCGAAGGGGTCCGTTGGGGCCCGACCGGTCTCGTATTCGTGATCAACGGCCGGGAAGTGCCCTTCTCGTCCATCCTGGAAATCACCAACTGA
- the fliN gene encoding flagellar motor switch protein FliN, which produces MTTDSSHPTAAPAAQAAPAAGPGGAPAPAPAGGAVPASGSLEALYDLTLPVSIELGRTRMKVQEVLALGRGSVVQLERLVGEPVDVYVSDRHFAAGEVVVMGEQFGVRITRIFKSGVGDEA; this is translated from the coding sequence ATGACCACCGATTCGTCGCATCCGACCGCCGCACCCGCTGCCCAGGCCGCTCCGGCCGCGGGCCCCGGCGGCGCCCCGGCGCCCGCTCCCGCGGGAGGCGCCGTCCCGGCTTCCGGTTCGCTGGAGGCCCTCTACGACCTCACCCTGCCGGTGTCGATCGAGCTGGGTCGCACCCGCATGAAGGTGCAGGAGGTGCTCGCCCTGGGTCGCGGCTCGGTGGTGCAGCTCGAGCGGCTCGTGGGTGAGCCGGTCGACGTGTACGTGTCCGACCGGCACTTCGCGGCCGGCGAGGTGGTGGTGATGGGCGAGCAGTTCGGCGTCCGCATCACCCGCATCTTCAAGTCCGGCGTGGGCGACGAGGCCTGA
- the fliP gene encoding flagellar type III secretion system pore protein FliP (The bacterial flagellar biogenesis protein FliP forms a type III secretion system (T3SS)-type pore required for flagellar assembly.) translates to MSQLLVSAFSSLALILGALLGVLWLVRRYGGARRGAAAALRVESRVALGRNQGLAVVRWDERSILVSYGEGGVRRIEDAPADRVETERTDSFEQELHAATRRTALELPFVRKARRFMGAIALATALVGATGSALAAQQAPTPGGDPAVAAGFAPALAQLPPLSVQMGQEGDGFRLDGTVGTVVLLGLLAVAPTLLLLTTSFTRILVVLHFLRQALGTQNTPPGHLLAALALLLTGVVMAPTLGEIHRTAIQPWNEGAIDEGAMMQRAIVPLRGFMLDHTRTEDLRTFIDLDVSGTPIATEADIPNVTLMSAFALSELRAAFEIGFALFLPFVVIDLVVAAVLTSMGMFMLPPTMIALPCKLMLFVLMDGWSLVVTSIVQSFV, encoded by the coding sequence ATGTCGCAGCTGCTCGTGTCCGCGTTCTCCAGCCTCGCGCTGATCCTCGGAGCCCTCCTCGGAGTGCTCTGGCTGGTGCGTCGCTACGGCGGCGCCCGTCGGGGCGCGGCCGCCGCGCTCCGCGTGGAGTCGCGGGTGGCGCTCGGCCGGAACCAGGGCCTCGCCGTGGTGCGCTGGGACGAGCGCTCGATTCTGGTGTCGTACGGCGAAGGGGGGGTGCGGCGCATCGAGGACGCGCCCGCCGACCGCGTCGAGACGGAGCGGACCGACAGCTTCGAGCAGGAGCTGCACGCGGCCACGCGCCGCACCGCCCTCGAGCTCCCCTTCGTGCGGAAGGCCCGCCGCTTCATGGGCGCCATCGCGCTGGCCACCGCCCTGGTCGGGGCCACCGGCTCGGCCCTCGCGGCCCAGCAGGCGCCCACCCCGGGCGGTGACCCGGCCGTCGCCGCGGGCTTCGCGCCGGCCCTCGCCCAGCTCCCGCCGCTCTCCGTCCAGATGGGCCAGGAGGGCGACGGCTTCCGACTCGACGGCACCGTCGGGACGGTGGTGCTGCTCGGGCTCCTCGCGGTCGCGCCCACTCTGCTGCTGCTGACGACCAGCTTCACGCGAATTCTCGTGGTGCTGCACTTCCTGCGGCAGGCGCTCGGCACGCAGAACACCCCGCCCGGACACCTGCTCGCCGCCCTGGCGCTGCTGCTCACCGGGGTGGTGATGGCGCCCACCCTCGGCGAGATCCACCGCACGGCGATCCAGCCCTGGAACGAGGGCGCGATCGACGAGGGCGCCATGATGCAGCGGGCGATCGTGCCCCTGCGCGGGTTCATGCTCGATCACACGCGCACCGAAGACCTGCGCACCTTCATCGATCTCGACGTCTCGGGCACCCCGATCGCGACCGAGGCGGACATCCCGAACGTGACGCTGATGTCGGCCTTCGCGCTCAGCGAGCTGCGCGCCGCCTTCGAGATCGGCTTCGCGCTCTTCCTGCCGTTCGTGGTGATCGACCTGGTCGTGGCCGCGGTCCTGACGTCGATGGGCATGTTCATGCTCCCGCCGACGATGATCGCGCTGCCCTGCAAGCTCATGCTCTTCGTTCTCATGGACGGCTGGTCGCTCGTGGTGACCAGCATCGTCCAGAGCTTCGTCTGA
- a CDS encoding FliM/FliN family flagellar motor switch protein: MATENQNLSQQEIDQLFGVADKAAVSESSEPAFGVAVQPYDFRRPSRISKGRYRSLEAMYGLVAKSLESWLGGRVRAQIEVELLSVEQFSFTEYLLSLDSPCSAFIYDIEGTGGQQLVINFGQDLAYVLLDRLLGGSIEPRIEERALTPLERCVVRVVADRAAKDLTEAWGDHVRIPTSWSRFETLPEMIQVAAPEDPVLVANLQVRFGSRRSLILLCIPFSVLERFFTESSDRRVHGPKGTPDERLVERALVQEAVMTTDMTVAVRLPATPVDMRRLATLQPGDVIQTPLPIDSLAEVLIQDRRRFRARVGRKGTHVSAQILDEIVAARVGD, encoded by the coding sequence ATGGCGACCGAGAACCAGAACCTCAGTCAGCAGGAGATCGACCAGCTCTTCGGGGTGGCCGACAAGGCCGCCGTGTCGGAGAGCTCCGAGCCGGCCTTCGGGGTGGCGGTGCAGCCGTACGACTTCCGGCGTCCGAGCCGGATCTCGAAGGGCCGCTACCGGTCGCTCGAGGCGATGTACGGACTCGTGGCGAAGTCGCTCGAAAGCTGGCTGGGCGGGCGCGTGCGCGCCCAGATCGAGGTCGAGCTGCTCTCCGTGGAGCAGTTCAGCTTCACCGAGTACCTGCTCTCGCTCGACTCGCCCTGCTCGGCCTTCATCTACGACATCGAGGGCACCGGCGGCCAGCAGCTCGTGATCAATTTCGGGCAGGACCTGGCCTACGTGCTGCTCGACCGTCTGCTCGGGGGCTCGATCGAACCCCGGATCGAGGAGCGCGCCCTCACTCCGCTGGAGCGCTGCGTGGTGCGGGTGGTGGCCGACCGGGCCGCGAAGGACCTCACCGAGGCCTGGGGCGACCACGTGCGGATCCCCACCTCGTGGAGCCGCTTCGAGACGCTGCCCGAGATGATCCAGGTGGCGGCCCCCGAAGACCCGGTGCTGGTGGCCAACCTGCAGGTGCGCTTCGGAAGCCGACGCAGCCTGATCCTGCTCTGCATTCCATTCAGCGTGCTCGAGCGCTTCTTCACCGAGTCGTCGGATCGCCGCGTGCACGGCCCCAAGGGCACCCCCGACGAGCGCCTCGTGGAGCGTGCGCTCGTGCAGGAGGCGGTCATGACCACCGACATGACGGTGGCGGTGCGACTGCCCGCCACTCCGGTGGACATGCGCCGACTGGCCACGCTGCAGCCGGGGGACGTGATCCAGACCCCCCTCCCGATCGACAGTCTCGCCGAGGTCCTGATCCAGGATCGCCGGCGCTTCCGGGCCCGAGTGGGCCGCAAGGGCACGCACGTCTCCGCCCAGATCCTCGACGAGATCGTCGCCGCGCGCGTCGGCGACTGA
- the fliR gene encoding flagellar biosynthetic protein FliR, giving the protein MMVDAPMVWGAAALLVLFRLGGLFLIAPFFASRLLPMQVRGALALLLTVVITPIAMTTPGAAVRVDLTSLATELFVGFGIGFGAAMLVGAADMAGDILGTQIGLSGASVLDPLTGQGSSAMAQLLGFTVVTLLLVTGGHYVMIESLAGSYAWVPLGSAPDLYAGTASLVGLGSKLFATGLQFAAPVIGTVAVGYVALGVLARTAPQLNVLAVSFPLQIALGLLVLGAALPLLATHFASWPVHIDEMGGVFVRSLTGGR; this is encoded by the coding sequence ATGATGGTCGACGCACCCATGGTCTGGGGCGCCGCGGCGCTGCTCGTGCTCTTCCGGCTGGGCGGGCTGTTCCTGATCGCGCCCTTCTTCGCGAGCCGCCTCCTGCCGATGCAGGTGCGGGGCGCGCTGGCGCTGCTGCTGACCGTGGTGATCACCCCGATCGCCATGACCACGCCGGGCGCTGCCGTGCGGGTGGATCTGACGAGCCTCGCGACCGAGCTCTTCGTGGGCTTCGGCATCGGCTTCGGCGCGGCGATGCTCGTCGGCGCTGCCGACATGGCCGGTGACATTCTCGGCACGCAGATCGGTCTGTCGGGTGCATCGGTGCTCGACCCGCTGACCGGGCAGGGCAGCTCGGCCATGGCCCAGCTGCTCGGATTCACGGTGGTCACCCTCCTGCTGGTCACGGGCGGCCACTACGTGATGATCGAGTCGCTGGCCGGCTCCTACGCCTGGGTGCCGCTCGGATCCGCCCCCGACCTCTACGCCGGCACCGCCTCGCTGGTGGGGCTGGGCTCGAAGCTCTTCGCCACCGGGCTGCAGTTCGCCGCGCCGGTGATCGGCACCGTGGCCGTGGGCTACGTGGCGCTCGGCGTGCTCGCGCGCACGGCCCCGCAGCTCAACGTGCTCGCGGTGTCGTTCCCGCTGCAGATCGCGCTCGGCCTGCTGGTGCTCGGCGCCGCGCTGCCGCTGCTCGCCACGCACTTCGCGTCGTGGCCGGTCCACATCGACGAGATGGGCGGCGTGTTCGTCCGCTCCCTGACCGGAGGGCGGTGA
- a CDS encoding FliH/SctL family protein, giving the protein MSSSDRFVTDGWLEAARPESDEPRPWEMGEVAEPAVAAPDPIEEVVSPADALESAIAEAREAGWAEGHQAGIAEGRRSEETRTRSALDAAARAVIEVEARLLRMEEAAEQELPALATAIAAHLVGHAVEADPAILSRLVQQAVSEFLPDEPVRIRVHPRDLAMLSGPMGARGASEGEVTGRRTVRWISDEEVRPGGCLVEGRERLVDGRVSTALERIYRALSGEDA; this is encoded by the coding sequence ATGTCCTCCTCTGACCGCTTCGTCACCGACGGGTGGCTCGAGGCCGCTCGGCCGGAGTCCGACGAGCCGCGCCCCTGGGAGATGGGCGAGGTGGCCGAGCCTGCCGTGGCCGCACCCGACCCGATCGAAGAGGTGGTGTCGCCCGCCGACGCCCTCGAGTCCGCCATCGCCGAGGCGCGCGAAGCCGGCTGGGCCGAGGGCCATCAGGCAGGGATCGCCGAGGGTCGGCGGTCCGAGGAGACCCGGACCCGCAGCGCCCTCGACGCCGCGGCGCGCGCCGTGATCGAGGTCGAGGCGCGGCTGCTGCGCATGGAGGAGGCGGCCGAGCAGGAGCTTCCCGCCCTCGCCACCGCGATCGCGGCTCACCTGGTCGGGCACGCGGTGGAGGCCGACCCTGCCATCCTCTCGCGCCTCGTTCAGCAGGCCGTGTCGGAGTTCCTGCCCGACGAGCCCGTGCGGATCCGCGTGCACCCCCGCGATCTGGCGATGCTCTCCGGTCCGATGGGTGCCCGGGGGGCGTCGGAGGGCGAGGTCACCGGCCGCCGCACCGTTCGCTGGATCTCCGACGAGGAGGTGCGCCCCGGCGGCTGCCTGGTGGAGGGCCGCGAGCGCCTCGTGGACGGTCGCGTGAGCACGGCCCTCGAGCGCATCTACCGCGCTCTCAGCGGAGAAGACGCATGA
- the fliG gene encoding flagellar motor switch protein FliG, with translation MATVANGRRAIKFENLSGRQKVAILLMTLGPEGAPVLTAGLTPDEIELLSLEIAQLEDVPPDVVERVLHEWFETEEEAFTLATGGVDTARDILRNTLGEEESEAVLHRIESQLREGTGFHSLRHADPSQLANVLRNEHVQTIALIMAHLETSLVAEVVRSLKPEVAGEVMLRMARMEKVHPEVLEIVERALGGEANIALSRDLAAAGGPAAVAAVLNLSSSALEKELLDGVGQKDPELVDEIKSLMFIFEDIIRLDDRAVQKVVQEADVRELARALKGASEELKAKFLGCMSQRAKAGLEQEMEFMGPTRLRDVEASQASIVKVVRDLESAGEVVISTGNDDDVLL, from the coding sequence GTGGCCACCGTCGCCAATGGTCGTCGGGCCATCAAGTTCGAGAACCTCTCGGGCCGTCAGAAGGTCGCGATTCTCCTCATGACGCTCGGACCGGAGGGGGCCCCCGTGCTCACGGCGGGACTCACTCCCGACGAGATCGAACTGCTCTCGCTCGAGATCGCGCAGCTCGAAGACGTTCCGCCCGATGTGGTGGAGCGCGTGCTGCACGAGTGGTTCGAGACCGAGGAAGAGGCCTTCACCCTCGCTACCGGCGGTGTCGACACCGCGCGCGACATCCTGCGCAACACCCTCGGCGAGGAGGAGAGCGAGGCCGTTCTCCACCGCATCGAGAGCCAGCTCCGCGAGGGCACCGGCTTCCACTCCCTGCGCCACGCCGATCCGTCGCAGCTCGCCAACGTGCTGCGCAACGAACACGTGCAGACGATCGCCCTGATCATGGCCCACCTCGAGACATCGCTCGTGGCCGAGGTGGTACGCAGTCTGAAGCCGGAAGTGGCCGGCGAGGTGATGCTGCGCATGGCCCGCATGGAGAAGGTGCACCCCGAGGTGCTCGAGATCGTGGAACGCGCGCTCGGGGGCGAGGCCAACATCGCCCTCTCCCGCGATCTCGCCGCTGCCGGGGGGCCGGCGGCCGTGGCCGCCGTGCTCAACCTGTCGAGTTCGGCGCTCGAGAAGGAACTGCTCGACGGCGTGGGTCAGAAGGACCCCGAGCTCGTCGACGAGATCAAGTCGCTCATGTTCATCTTCGAAGACATCATCCGGCTCGACGACCGGGCGGTGCAGAAGGTGGTGCAGGAGGCCGATGTCCGGGAACTCGCCCGCGCACTCAAGGGCGCCAGCGAGGAGCTCAAGGCCAAGTTCCTGGGGTGCATGTCGCAGCGCGCCAAGGCCGGGCTGGAGCAGGAGATGGAGTTCATGGGGCCCACGCGTCTGCGCGACGTGGAGGCCTCGCAGGCCTCCATCGTGAAGGTCGTGCGCGATCTGGAATCGGCCGGAGAAGTGGTCATCAGCACGGGGAACGACGACGATGTCCTCCTCTGA
- a CDS encoding flagellar basal body-associated FliL family protein — protein MSTNQDTQDNDLDVEETAGKSHKGLILGAVVVGIGLGAWQGAPRLAPRMAPCAAEAGPVWAAIPLPFGGGDGHGGGHGDDGSGERFFQFDDLILNPAGTDGTRFLVLSLALEMKEDAGLAALEARDPEVRDAILSLLSTKTVQELADVTQRPALREELRQRLNQLLGEDEIVRLYLPRFVIQ, from the coding sequence GTGAGCACGAATCAGGACACCCAGGACAACGACCTCGACGTCGAGGAGACCGCCGGAAAGTCCCACAAGGGACTGATCCTGGGCGCGGTCGTCGTGGGCATCGGGCTCGGTGCCTGGCAGGGCGCGCCCCGACTCGCTCCGCGCATGGCGCCGTGCGCCGCCGAAGCTGGTCCGGTCTGGGCCGCGATTCCGCTGCCCTTCGGGGGTGGAGACGGGCACGGCGGAGGTCACGGCGACGATGGATCGGGCGAGCGCTTCTTCCAGTTCGACGATCTGATCCTCAACCCGGCGGGCACCGACGGCACGCGGTTCCTCGTGCTCTCGCTCGCGCTGGAGATGAAGGAAGACGCCGGCCTGGCCGCGCTCGAGGCGCGCGATCCCGAGGTGCGCGACGCGATCCTGTCGCTGTTGTCGACCAAGACCGTGCAGGAGCTGGCCGACGTCACCCAGCGACCGGCCCTGCGTGAAGAGCTCCGCCAGCGGCTGAACCAGCTGCTGGGCGAGGACGAGATCGTCCGGCTCTATCTCCCCCGCTTCGTGATCCAGTAG